The genomic stretch TTCCCATGCAATTCTCGCCGATTCCTCTGCTATAGAAGTTCCTTCAATCACATCGGTGGCATAGGGTAAGTGGTAATTGTGGGCTTCAGTGGCGCCCCAAGGTAGAATAGCAAGGTCAAAAGATTCATCCTTTAGGTGTTTCCAATTGGTTTCTGCCAAAATATAGGGTCTGGGCATGTCAAAAAAGGGTTAGGTTAACAAAAAAGGCCGTCATATTCGTATGACGGCCTTGAAATTAGTTGTTTTTTGGTCTTATCCCAAAAAAGGATACCTGTAATCCTCGGGGGTCACAAAAGTTTCCTTGATGAGCCTTGGAGATACCCATCTCAACAAGTTTTGCATGGAACCTGCCTTGTCGTTGGTACCAGAGGCCCTAGCGCCTCCGAACGGCTGTTGTCCCACAACGGCCCCTGTGGGCTTGTCGTTGATGTAGAAGTTCCCTGCTGCGTTCTGCAAGGCCTTGGTGGCCTCGTCGATGGAGTATCGGTCTCCCGAAAGAACGGCCCCAGTCAAACCATATTCAGAGGTTCCGTCCACCAGCTTCAAGGTTTCGCTCCAATCCTTGTCCTCGTACACATAAACGGTCACCACTGGACCAAAGAGTTCGGTGTACATGGTCTCGTACTTTGGATTAGTGGTCAATATTACGGTAGGCTCTATAAAATATCCTACGGATTTATCATAATTTCCACCCGCGATTATTTCTGCATCATCGTCTGCTTTTGCTTGATCGATGTATTTGGCCAATTTGTCAAAAGCACCTTCGTGGATCACTGCCGTGATAAAATTGCTCATGTCCTCTGGGGAACCCGGCTTGTTAAAGGAAGCGATATCTTTTTTGACGAGTTCCAAAATTTCATCGGCTGTGGATTTTGGCAGATAAACTCTTGATGCGGCACTGCATTTTTGACCTTGAAACTCAAAAGCACCTCGGCTGATGGCGGTGGCCACCTGTTGCGGTTTGGCCGTTGGGTGTGCAATGATAAAATCCTTTCCGCCCGTTTCACCTACGATACGTGGGTATGTCTTGTAGTTATGGATGTTGTTCCCGATCTGTTTCCAAAGATTTTTGAACACGGTGGTTGAGCCGGTAAAGTGTATGCCTGAGAAATCTGGACTTGCCAAAATGGTATCGGAGATCATAA from Flagellimonas oceani encodes the following:
- the pruA gene encoding L-glutamate gamma-semialdehyde dehydrogenase; amino-acid sequence: MGKGFFQVPTAYNEPVLSYAPGSPEREEVLKQYKAFYDSEVDVPLYIGSEEIRTGNTKPMSPPHEHKHILGHYHLAEKKHVEQAISNCLEAREAWANLTWEQRAAVFLKAAELIAGPYRQKMNAATMLAQSKNIYQAEIDSACEIVDFLRFNVEYMSQIYGEQPESSEGVWNRVEYRPLEGFVYAITPFNFTAIAGNLPASAAMMGNVAVWKPSDSQIYSAKVIMDVFKEAGLPDGVINMIYGDPVMISDTILASPDFSGIHFTGSTTVFKNLWKQIGNNIHNYKTYPRIVGETGGKDFIIAHPTAKPQQVATAISRGAFEFQGQKCSAASRVYLPKSTADEILELVKKDIASFNKPGSPEDMSNFITAVIHEGAFDKLAKYIDQAKADDDAEIIAGGNYDKSVGYFIEPTVILTTNPKYETMYTELFGPVVTVYVYEDKDWSETLKLVDGTSEYGLTGAVLSGDRYSIDEATKALQNAAGNFYINDKPTGAVVGQQPFGGARASGTNDKAGSMQNLLRWVSPRLIKETFVTPEDYRYPFLG